CTACTTTAACTAATATTATGAATAAAATAAAGCTGACTATTACAAAAACAATTCCAAACTCATCCAATAGTGTGATTCCATAGGTAACTAGACACATCATAACAATATAGATTAATGAACCTTTATTATCGACAGGTTTCTTTTCTGTAGCCCATTCATAGTCAATTCTATTCAATAATATTAAAAGAATAGCTATTATTGGGAGCACCATAATAAATGCCCATTTCCAATCTAATACAACAATTGCTAAACCCATAATTACTGGAGCAATTAATAATCCAACATACCCTGTTGATGAAACTATACCTAATGCGGAACCTATTTCACTGTCCTCAAACTCTTCAATTATAATAACATATAAGCTAATTGCCAATATAGCAGCTGAAAATCCTTGCATTAATCTGGATAAAAGAAACATAATATCATTTATTGAAGATACTGAGATTAGAATAGAAAAAAACAGTAATAAAAGACTTATTTTAGTGGATTTTTTAACCCCATACTGTGAAATGATTTTGGCAAACGGCAGACTGAAAGCTACAAAACTCATTAAATAAATTATATTTACCCACAAAAGTGCTTCAGCAGAAAAATTTAATTCAATAGCTATATCAGGCAGGGCAATAACAGTCATGTTAGCAATTAACTGTATGAGTAATTGGGATGCCGCAGCAACAATTAAAGTTGATTTTTTCTGTGAAATTTTAAAAATAATATCCCCACCTAACTGAATATTATATTTTATATTGCATATTGTT
The uncultured Methanobrevibacter sp. genome window above contains:
- a CDS encoding MFS transporter gives rise to the protein MIITICNIKYNIQLGGDIIFKISQKKSTLIVAAASQLLIQLIANMTVIALPDIAIELNFSAEALLWVNIIYLMSFVAFSLPFAKIISQYGVKKSTKISLLLLFFSILISVSSINDIMFLLSRLMQGFSAAILAISLYVIIIEEFEDSEIGSALGIVSSTGYVGLLIAPVIMGLAIVVLDWKWAFIMVLPIIAILLILLNRIDYEWATEKKPVDNKGSLIYIVMMCLVTYGITLLDEFGIVFVIVSFILFIILVKVEKNAPEPIFNFKLLKDAKYVIGNYAAMVTYFTTTIAITVLSLHLQYILDVEEIVVSFILLIAPIIMIWTSDFSGRLSNRIDSRLISGVAMMFICVSSVLFFFVDFISFNFIFVACALQGIGNGLFSAPNNKYVLTLVDEKDLPDASSVLSTSKEFGKILSAGIFAVILSIFIGDHQLGPEYIDHLFIQSANLMMFLCILLNLSATILLFYSKFRYDFAPNENTVRLFKRIAPKWAKKRVYGKYDD